A portion of the Lolium rigidum isolate FL_2022 chromosome 1, APGP_CSIRO_Lrig_0.1, whole genome shotgun sequence genome contains these proteins:
- the LOC124671539 gene encoding UMP-CMP kinase 3-like yields the protein MSTAVDASVAVTEQEDVMENILGGKKVAVVFVLGGPGSGKGTQCSNIVEHFGFTHLSAGELLRTEIKSGSENGAMIDNIINEGKIVPSEITIKLLQEAMIKSENDKFLIDGFPRNEENRAAFENVVKISPEFVLFFDCSEEEMGRRLLGRNQGRADDNIETIRKRFGVFVESSLPVIQYYDSKGMVKKINAAKPIAEVFEDVKTVFQPYGPKATQMPSRE from the exons ATGAGCACGGCGGTGGATGCTTCAGTGGCTGTTACCGAGCAGGAG GATGTTATGGAGAACATCTTGGGTGGCAAGAAAGTTGCAGTTGTATTTGTTCTAG GTGGTCCTGGAAGTGGGAAAGGAACACAATGTAGCAATATTGTGGAGCATTTTGGGTTTACACATCTTAGCGCAGGAGAACTGTTACGCACAGAAATCAAGTCTGGTTCTGAGAATGG AGCCATGAttgacaacataataaatgaaggAAAAATTGTTCCATCCGAGATAACCATAAAGCTTTTGCAAGAAGCTATGATAAAAAGTGAAAATGACAAGTTTCTCATTGATGGATTTCCAAGGAATGAAGAAAACCGTGCTGCATTTGAGAATGTTG TCAAAATATCACCCGAGTTTGTGTTATTCTTTGACTGTTCGGAGGAAGAAATGGGAAGGCGTCTTCTGGGCCGTAATCAG GGAAGAGCTGATGACAACATTGAGACTATCAGGAAAAGATTCGGCGTTTTTGTCGAATCCAGTTTGCCTGTAATTCAGTATTATGACTCAAAGGGCATGGTTAAGAAG ATTAATGCTGCAAAACCAATCGCTGAGGTGTTTGAAGATGTCAAAACCGTTTTTCAGCCGTATGGCCCAAAG GCCACACAGATGCCCTCGCGCGAATAA